Within Streptomyces roseirectus, the genomic segment GAGACCGGTGAGGAACAGCGCCACCATGGCGAGCCCCAGCGTCGGAGCCCACCCGGCGACGGTCTCCAGCACCCCGAACCCGAGCGCCGACCCGGCGACCAGCCGTCCGGACGGCCGCTCGCGGCGTGCCGTCCCCGCGAGCGCGGCCAGGAGCGAGCCGGCGGCCAGCGCGGTCGTCAGCAGCCCGAAGGTCCTCGCGTCGGCGTCGAACACCGTACGGGCGATCAGCGGCAGCGTGACCTGGAAGTTCAGCCCGAACAGGCCGACGGCCGCCACCAGCGCCAGCGGTAGCGTGAGATCCCGCCGGGACGCGACGTGCCGCAGCGCGTCCACCACCCGGTGCGGACCGCGCCCCGGCGCGCCGCGCAGCAGCTCACCCGGCCGCATCAGCAGCAGCCCGGCCACCGGGGCGACGTAACTGACCGCGTTGACCAGCATGACCGGCCCGGTGCCCAGCCACGCGATGAGCGCCCCCGAGGCCGCCGGGCCCACCACGCGCGACACGCTGAAGTAACTCACGCTGAGCGCCGAGGCGTTGGGCAGCAGCGCGGGGCCCACCAGCTCGCTGACGAACGAGATCCGCGTCGGCGTCTCGACCGCGTTCACCGTCCCGAGGCACAGCGCGAAGAAACAGAGGTGACCGAGCCGGACCGTCCCGGTGAGCGTCAGCAGCGCCAGCAGCAGCGCGAGTACCCCGGCCGTCAGGTTCGCCCCCAGCAGCAGGACCCGCTTGTCGTACCGGTCCGCGAGCCGCCCGCCGTACAGCGTGAGCAGCAGCATCGGCGTGAACTGGAGCGCCGTCACCAGCCCCAGCGCGCTGCCCGAACCGTCCGTCAGGGACAGCACCAGCCAGTCCTGCGCGGTGATCATCATCCAGGTGCCGGTCACCGACACGACCTGGCCCGCCGCGAAGAGCCGGAAGTTGCGGATCGCCAGGGAACGGAAGGGGGACGCGAGGGCCGAGGTCACCCCGCATTTCTCTC encodes:
- a CDS encoding MFS transporter — protein: MTSALASPFRSLAIRNFRLFAAGQVVSVTGTWMMITAQDWLVLSLTDGSGSALGLVTALQFTPMLLLTLYGGRLADRYDKRVLLLGANLTAGVLALLLALLTLTGTVRLGHLCFFALCLGTVNAVETPTRISFVSELVGPALLPNASALSVSYFSVSRVVGPAASGALIAWLGTGPVMLVNAVSYVAPVAGLLLMRPGELLRGAPGRGPHRVVDALRHVASRRDLTLPLALVAAVGLFGLNFQVTLPLIARTVFDADARTFGLLTTALAAGSLLAALAGTARRERPSGRLVAGSALGFGVLETVAGWAPTLGLAMVALFLTGLASTYFAQAANHRIQLGSDPAYRGRVMALYTLILQGTTPLGSLLVGGLAGVLGARSGLWLGGLATTGAALLCLATERRTRTRSDDRPPD